The Stieleria maiorica genome includes the window AGTTTGCCGTCGCCGACCAGGGTCGACGCATAGGGCTGGCCGCGAAACCGCTCGGCGTACATCACTTCGCCGTCGGCCAGTCGCACGCAGTAGGCGATCGTGTTGCGGTCGCTGACCCAATACAGGTGGCCCTGGTGGATGACGGGCGACACGACGTTCGCTCCCGCCTTGGCTTCCCACAATCGGTGCGTGTCGGTGACGTCACCTCGACCGCCGGCGCGGACCGCAATGGCTCGCGAGGTCCGCCCGCCGATCACGTAGACGACGCCGTCTTGCGAGACGATGCTGGGGCAGACGTAGTCTTGGATGCCGTCGCAGTTCCACAAGGGATCGCCGGTCGCCGGATCAAACGCCAAGATCTTGTCTTTCACGCTGACGACCAGTTCTTGCTTGCCGCCGTCGACGTCGACCAAGTGTGGCGTGTTCCACGAAGCCTTCATCCCATCGGCGCGCCAAACCTCTTGCCCGTTGCTCTTGTCGATCGCCACCAGCGAACCGCTTTCGACACTGGCGTTAACGATCACCAAATTCTGATACAGGATCGGCGACGTGCCACATCCCCAGCCGTGGGTGTTGTCGCCGATGTCGGCCTGCCAGAGTTGGTTGCCTTTCAGGTCGAATTTCAAGACGCCCGTTTTGCCGA containing:
- a CDS encoding outer membrane protein assembly factor BamB family protein; translation: MRVAPVSMSLLVATTFLLNAHAADWPQFRGPGGQGVTHETDLPLVWSETENVVWKTELPGHGASSPIALGDRLYLTCYSGYGIDRENPGRMEDLTLHVVCLASDGSTIWDQHVQPKLPESERVRDHGYAAATPVTDGESLYVFFGKTGVLKFDLKGNQLWQADIGDNTHGWGCGTSPILYQNLVIVNASVESGSLVAIDKSNGQEVWRADGMKASWNTPHLVDVDGGKQELVVSVKDKILAFDPATGDPLWNCDGIQDYVCPSIVSQDGVVYVIGGRTSRAIAVRAGGRGDVTDTHRLWEAKAGANVVSPVIHQGHLYWVSDRNTIAYCVRLADGEVMYAERFRGQPYASTLVGDGKLYVVTRNGGTYVLAAKPEFQQLAHNRLDDRSTFNASPIVAGGKLYLRSDKNLYCIGK